The following are encoded in a window of Gramella sp. MT6 genomic DNA:
- a CDS encoding VCBS repeat-containing protein: MIKRTFKILMILLAVSCGRDTEQPEAQPSEDFLFTEMPSDSTGIDFINKVENEKDFNIFNYRNFYNGGGVGIGDLNNDGLPDVYLTANRKKNKLYLNKGNFKFEDITESSGAEGSKSWSTGVTMVDINADGFLDIYVCNAGNLEGDDKKNELFINNGDLTFTEKAAEYNLDDSGFGTHAAFFDYDLDGDLDVYILNNSFIPVSSLGYVNKRETRSEDWDIPEVLKGGGDKLLRNDIGKFTDVSEEAGIYGSLIGFGLGVTIGDINGDILPDIYVSNDFYERDYLYVNQGDGTFKEQIKDYMQHLSLSSMGADMADLNNDGLPEIFVTDMLPEDDARLKETGDYERYDLFQLKKSRDFYNQYMQNTLQLNNGDGTFSEIAHYSGVAKTDWSWGALLFDMDNDGYRDIFVSNGIYHDLTNNDFMDFFANDIIQKMSITGKKEDIDKVINKMPSTPIPNYALKNGKELVFENKAEDWGLDNPGFSNGAAYADLDNDGDLDLIVNNFNMPAFVYRNNSEKEQQNFIKVKVKGEDQNTMAVGSIIDLFADGEIIRQELIPTRGFQSSVDYVQTIGLGDKKKIDSVQIIFPDKKRMVVKDPELNSTLVLDQSKANQKWSKSFEDKKTWFEEIDTNFEPQIEDRHVDFDYEGLIPKMQSREGPAMAVADLDNDGNDDVYIGGAFGTSGRIYLQDKAGQLKQIAFDAGENFEDTDAEFVDIDGDKDLDLLVSSGGNFKNARTGLRVYINNGNLQFSDYKIVAYSPNNTSSVETADIDNDGDMDIFLGVYTVPGIYGLKVSSVLLENDGKGEFKDITESAAPELKNVGMVKAAVFEDLNGDGQKDLTVVGEWMSPKVFMNQEGRFKLKENELSDYAGLYNSVLVKDLNNDGFPDLVLGNRGSNASYQASQTEPAKMFVTDFDLNGTTEQVFTKTIEGRDIPLHTKRELAGQIVSIKKKNMKFSEYSNKSVQELFGSEILENAEVSVINNFKSIIAYNDGKANFRIEALPPQAQYSCICSISSGDFNNDGNRDLILAGNNYSLKPQFGRLDASFGTILLNDKEGFKVADSEDSGLLLKGEVKSMKWLKDKNGNEYLLAGITNAKPKLFKRNE, translated from the coding sequence ATGATTAAAAGAACGTTTAAAATTTTGATGATCCTTCTGGCGGTTTCCTGCGGAAGGGATACTGAGCAACCTGAAGCACAGCCTTCCGAAGACTTTCTTTTTACTGAAATGCCTTCAGATTCTACAGGAATAGATTTTATTAATAAAGTTGAAAACGAGAAGGACTTTAATATTTTCAATTATAGAAATTTCTATAATGGAGGAGGAGTAGGAATTGGCGATCTTAATAATGATGGTTTGCCTGATGTTTACCTTACTGCTAATAGAAAAAAGAACAAACTTTATTTAAATAAAGGAAATTTCAAATTTGAAGATATCACGGAATCTTCTGGAGCAGAGGGTAGCAAGTCATGGTCTACAGGGGTAACTATGGTAGATATAAATGCCGACGGGTTTTTAGATATTTATGTATGTAATGCAGGAAACCTGGAAGGGGACGATAAAAAGAATGAGCTTTTCATCAATAATGGTGACCTGACTTTTACCGAAAAAGCAGCTGAATATAATCTTGACGATAGTGGTTTTGGTACCCACGCAGCTTTTTTCGATTATGATTTAGATGGAGACCTGGATGTATATATACTTAACAACAGTTTTATTCCGGTAAGTAGTCTTGGCTATGTTAATAAAAGGGAAACCCGAAGTGAAGACTGGGATATACCTGAAGTGCTCAAAGGCGGAGGAGATAAATTACTAAGAAACGACATTGGCAAGTTCACTGATGTTAGCGAGGAGGCTGGAATCTACGGAAGCTTAATCGGTTTTGGTTTGGGTGTTACCATTGGTGATATTAACGGTGATATCCTTCCAGATATCTATGTTTCCAACGATTTTTATGAACGTGATTACCTTTATGTAAACCAGGGAGATGGCACCTTTAAAGAGCAAATAAAGGATTATATGCAGCACCTTAGCCTTTCTTCAATGGGAGCTGATATGGCCGATCTTAACAACGATGGCTTGCCTGAAATATTTGTGACAGATATGCTTCCCGAGGATGATGCACGCCTCAAGGAAACCGGTGATTATGAAAGATATGATCTGTTTCAGCTAAAGAAAAGCAGGGATTTCTATAATCAGTATATGCAAAATACCTTGCAATTAAATAATGGCGACGGTACATTTTCTGAAATTGCCCATTATAGTGGGGTGGCTAAAACCGACTGGAGTTGGGGGGCTTTGTTATTCGACATGGATAATGATGGCTATCGCGATATCTTCGTGAGTAATGGTATTTATCACGATCTTACCAATAATGATTTCATGGATTTTTTCGCCAATGATATCATTCAGAAAATGAGCATTACGGGAAAAAAGGAGGATATAGATAAGGTCATTAATAAAATGCCTTCTACACCAATCCCAAACTATGCGTTAAAGAATGGCAAGGAGCTCGTATTCGAGAACAAAGCCGAGGATTGGGGCTTAGATAATCCAGGTTTTTCTAATGGGGCTGCCTATGCAGACCTGGATAATGATGGGGACCTTGATCTTATTGTAAATAACTTCAATATGCCTGCTTTCGTTTATCGAAATAACAGCGAAAAGGAACAGCAGAACTTTATCAAAGTTAAAGTAAAAGGTGAAGATCAAAATACGATGGCGGTAGGCAGTATAATTGATTTATTCGCTGATGGGGAAATTATAAGGCAGGAATTGATTCCCACCCGTGGTTTTCAGTCTTCAGTAGATTATGTTCAAACCATTGGACTGGGAGATAAAAAGAAGATAGATTCGGTACAGATCATATTTCCAGATAAAAAACGCATGGTGGTAAAAGATCCGGAATTGAATTCCACTTTGGTTCTAGATCAATCCAAAGCCAACCAGAAATGGTCAAAAAGCTTTGAAGATAAAAAGACCTGGTTTGAAGAAATAGATACGAATTTCGAACCTCAAATAGAAGACCGTCATGTAGATTTTGATTATGAAGGTTTGATTCCTAAAATGCAATCCAGGGAAGGTCCCGCCATGGCCGTTGCAGATCTGGATAATGATGGCAACGATGATGTTTATATTGGTGGTGCTTTTGGGACTTCTGGCAGGATCTACCTTCAAGATAAGGCTGGACAACTTAAACAGATAGCTTTTGACGCCGGTGAGAATTTTGAAGATACAGATGCTGAATTTGTAGATATTGATGGTGATAAAGATTTGGATCTTTTAGTAAGCTCTGGAGGTAACTTCAAGAATGCCAGAACTGGTCTTCGCGTATATATAAACAATGGAAATCTTCAATTCAGCGATTACAAAATAGTGGCTTATTCACCGAATAATACCTCCAGCGTAGAAACAGCAGATATTGATAATGATGGAGACATGGATATTTTCCTTGGCGTGTATACCGTTCCCGGGATCTATGGACTTAAGGTTTCAAGTGTACTTCTGGAGAACGATGGAAAAGGAGAATTTAAAGATATTACCGAATCGGCAGCGCCTGAATTAAAGAATGTCGGAATGGTAAAAGCCGCGGTTTTTGAAGATCTGAATGGAGATGGTCAGAAAGACCTGACTGTGGTTGGGGAGTGGATGAGTCCTAAGGTCTTTATGAATCAGGAAGGGAGGTTTAAACTGAAGGAAAATGAGTTATCAGATTATGCAGGGTTATATAATAGTGTTCTAGTGAAAGATCTTAATAATGATGGTTTTCCAGACCTTGTTCTTGGAAATAGGGGTTCAAATGCCAGCTACCAGGCCTCTCAAACTGAACCCGCTAAAATGTTTGTGACAGACTTTGACCTTAACGGGACAACAGAGCAGGTTTTTACCAAAACCATTGAAGGCCGGGATATTCCCTTACATACTAAACGTGAATTGGCCGGACAGATCGTGTCAATTAAGAAAAAGAACATGAAGTTTAGCGAGTATTCGAATAAATCTGTGCAGGAACTTTTTGGATCTGAAATATTGGAAAATGCTGAAGTAAGTGTGATCAACAATTTTAAAAGTATTATAGCCTATAATGACGGAAAAGCTAATTTCAGAATAGAAGCCCTGCCGCCTCAGGCTCAATATTCCTGTATTTGTAGTATTAGTTCTGGTGATTTTAATAATGATGGAAACCGGGATTTGATACTTGCCGGGAACAATTATTCATTAAAACCCCAGTTTGGAAGGCTGGACGCCAGTTTTGGTACTATATTACTGAATGATAAAGAAGGTTTTAAGGTTGCAGATTCAGAAGATTCAGGATTGCTTTTAAAAGGCGAGGTTAAATCAATGAAATGGCTGAAAGATAAGAATGGCAATGAATACCTGCTAGCAGGAATCACCAATGCCAAACCCAAATTATTTAAGCGTAATGAGTAA
- a CDS encoding VCBS repeat-containing protein has product MKRSVLLLCCIFLIISCEDETNILEDARFQILPSEETGVNFKNEITSTKDLNILNYLYFYNGAGVAAADFNNDGLIDLYFSANMDSDKLFLNQGNFKFKEISKSAGIQQKKSWSTGVTIVDINNDGLLDIYVCEVGNYKTLKGVNKLYVNQGNDPDGIPSFTEEAEKYNLDFSGMSTQSAFFDYDLDGDLDVFLMNHSVHPNSNYGMGTTRNVIDSISGDRLFINENGRFKDVSEESGIFSSKIGYGLGLAIGDLNNDGYPDIYVGNDFFENDYLYINQTDGTFKDHISEDNSGIEHTSHYSMGVDIADFNNDGLQDIISLDMLPEDLTTYKASGTDYSYQIYNNYLNKGYANQYMQNALQLNQGNFNFSEIAHLSGIAATEWSWAPLFADLDNDGKKDLFISNGILGATNDMDYISFIANENIQKRLSKGITDQDLKIIKEIPEKRTPNYFFKNSGEFHFENMDSKWIESEKSFSNGAVYADLDNDGDLDLVTNNVNSEAFIYKNLSHEKDSLNYLQVKFSGPVENKFGIGAKVKVYNGKNVQIMENYPTRGFMSAVPPELHFGLGQVNKIDSIEIHWPRGYVQRLKDVRPDQKLNIKFEDAIEITTASDERLVNSEDLLFKNSHREYSFKDFTYEPLIPYSQSNLGPKISVIDFNNDDREDIFISGDQFNPGKMWLQDATGSFEIDERIQINSKSKEPVGQVFLDFNNDNALDLIVVYGGVDPNNIDKNYPELYLNKHGDLEKTRILENIDINASVIRAADFNNDGFEDIFIASNSDYGSYGDSQDAIILLNESGSGFVRSNGFSRSLKDLGMAYDAKIEDINNDGLPDVVIAGHYMPLTLLLNNANGEFIKKEIANTEGWWNSVVIEDFDKDGDLDLIAGNWGLNSRLKASVKKPLKLYLNDFDENGKVDPILTYFYQGRETPLATKDELAKQIPQLNKSFLSYTAFAEADFNDYFSKEKIDKAKLKKVVTLETTLFENKGNLEFSKKTLPREIQFSSVHDILLTDLDSDGLTDLVLGGNNYHVNTQLGRLDASKGLILKNKGDLDFELIGNKLYINGAVKSINKVKVLNEDFLIFGINNDQTQFVKYPKFND; this is encoded by the coding sequence TTGAAAAGATCAGTTTTATTATTGTGTTGTATTTTCCTTATTATCTCTTGTGAAGATGAAACCAACATCCTTGAAGATGCCAGGTTTCAGATCTTACCTTCAGAAGAAACCGGTGTTAATTTTAAAAATGAGATCACCTCTACTAAAGATCTCAATATCCTTAATTACCTGTATTTCTATAATGGAGCCGGTGTAGCTGCTGCAGATTTTAATAATGACGGGCTCATTGATCTTTATTTCTCTGCCAACATGGATAGCGATAAGCTTTTTCTTAATCAGGGTAATTTTAAGTTTAAAGAAATATCCAAATCTGCAGGTATTCAACAAAAGAAATCCTGGTCTACCGGTGTAACTATTGTAGATATCAATAATGACGGACTTTTAGATATCTACGTTTGCGAGGTAGGTAACTATAAAACACTTAAAGGGGTAAATAAATTATATGTAAACCAGGGCAATGACCCAGATGGAATACCTTCGTTTACTGAGGAAGCTGAAAAATATAATTTGGATTTCAGTGGGATGTCTACCCAATCTGCATTTTTTGATTACGATTTGGATGGAGACCTTGATGTTTTTTTAATGAATCATTCAGTTCATCCAAATTCAAATTATGGAATGGGAACTACCAGAAATGTTATAGATAGTATTTCTGGAGATCGCTTATTTATAAATGAAAATGGCAGGTTTAAGGACGTATCAGAGGAAAGCGGAATCTTTAGTAGTAAAATTGGTTATGGACTAGGTCTTGCGATTGGAGATCTCAACAATGATGGTTATCCCGATATTTATGTAGGTAACGATTTTTTTGAGAATGATTACCTGTATATAAATCAAACTGATGGAACCTTTAAAGATCATATTTCGGAAGATAACAGTGGTATAGAACACACCTCTCATTATTCTATGGGTGTTGATATTGCCGATTTTAATAACGATGGGCTGCAGGATATAATCAGTCTGGATATGCTGCCTGAAGACCTTACCACCTACAAGGCCTCGGGAACCGATTATTCTTATCAGATATATAATAATTATTTGAATAAAGGTTATGCAAACCAGTACATGCAGAATGCTTTGCAGTTAAATCAGGGGAATTTCAATTTTAGCGAAATAGCGCATCTTTCTGGCATAGCCGCAACAGAATGGAGTTGGGCGCCATTATTTGCAGATCTTGATAATGACGGAAAAAAGGATCTTTTTATCTCCAACGGTATTTTAGGAGCGACAAACGATATGGATTACATAAGCTTTATCGCTAATGAAAATATCCAGAAACGCTTAAGTAAAGGAATTACCGATCAGGATTTAAAGATTATAAAAGAGATCCCTGAAAAACGAACTCCCAACTATTTTTTTAAGAATAGCGGTGAGTTTCATTTCGAAAACATGGATTCTAAATGGATAGAGAGTGAGAAATCTTTTAGTAACGGCGCAGTGTATGCAGATCTAGACAATGACGGTGATCTTGACCTTGTAACCAATAACGTGAATTCTGAAGCCTTTATTTACAAAAATCTAAGCCATGAAAAGGACAGTTTAAATTACCTGCAGGTAAAATTCAGCGGTCCGGTAGAAAACAAATTTGGAATTGGAGCAAAGGTGAAAGTTTATAATGGCAAAAATGTCCAGATAATGGAAAATTACCCCACACGTGGTTTTATGTCTGCAGTTCCACCAGAATTACATTTCGGTCTGGGACAGGTAAATAAAATAGACTCGATAGAAATACATTGGCCCAGAGGCTATGTTCAACGTCTAAAAGATGTTCGGCCAGATCAAAAATTGAATATCAAATTTGAAGATGCAATTGAAATTACCACAGCATCAGATGAAAGGTTGGTAAATTCAGAAGATCTACTATTTAAGAATTCACATAGAGAATATTCATTTAAAGATTTTACCTATGAACCTCTGATCCCTTATTCACAGTCTAATCTTGGACCGAAAATTTCTGTTATCGATTTTAATAATGACGATAGGGAAGATATTTTTATCTCGGGAGATCAATTTAATCCTGGTAAAATGTGGCTTCAGGATGCTACCGGTAGTTTTGAAATTGATGAAAGAATTCAAATTAATTCAAAATCCAAAGAACCGGTAGGGCAGGTATTCTTGGATTTCAATAATGACAATGCGCTGGATCTTATTGTTGTTTATGGGGGAGTAGACCCCAATAATATCGATAAGAATTATCCGGAGCTTTACTTAAATAAGCATGGGGATTTGGAAAAAACGAGGATCCTTGAGAATATAGATATCAATGCTTCTGTAATAAGAGCGGCCGATTTTAATAATGATGGTTTTGAAGATATTTTTATCGCTAGTAATTCAGATTATGGAAGTTATGGAGATAGCCAGGATGCGATAATTCTACTCAATGAAAGTGGATCTGGTTTTGTTAGATCAAATGGATTTTCAAGGTCATTGAAAGATCTGGGAATGGCTTATGACGCAAAAATCGAAGATATAAATAATGATGGTTTACCAGATGTAGTGATCGCTGGTCATTATATGCCTTTAACTTTATTGCTAAATAACGCGAATGGAGAATTTATAAAAAAAGAAATAGCGAATACAGAGGGTTGGTGGAACTCTGTTGTGATCGAAGATTTTGATAAGGATGGTGATCTTGATCTCATAGCGGGTAACTGGGGTCTTAATAGCAGGTTGAAGGCTAGCGTAAAAAAACCTTTAAAGCTTTATCTGAATGATTTTGATGAAAACGGGAAAGTAGACCCTATTCTCACTTATTTTTATCAGGGCAGGGAAACTCCTCTGGCCACCAAAGATGAGCTGGCAAAGCAGATCCCTCAATTGAATAAATCCTTTTTATCCTACACTGCTTTCGCAGAAGCAGACTTTAATGATTATTTTTCAAAAGAGAAAATTGATAAAGCGAAATTAAAGAAGGTCGTAACCCTTGAAACTACTTTGTTTGAAAATAAAGGGAATCTTGAATTTTCGAAAAAGACCTTACCAAGGGAAATACAATTTTCTTCTGTCCATGATATTTTATTAACCGATCTGGATAGCGACGGTTTAACAGATCTCGTCCTGGGTGGGAATAACTATCATGTGAATACTCAGTTAGGCAGGTTGGATGCCAGTAAAGGTTTGATTCTTAAAAATAAAGGTGATCTGGATTTTGAATTAATCGGGAACAAACTTTACATTAATGGAGCGGTAAAATCAATAAATAAAGTAAAGGTTTTAAATGAGGATTTTCTCATTTTCGGAATAAACAATGACCAGACACAGTTTGTGAAATACCCCAAATTCAATGATTAA
- a CDS encoding RagB/SusD family nutrient uptake outer membrane protein, translated as MKKIVLILFVSILTFGCTTLDEELNDTVGSEVAATTADTESLLTSAYQAMRMFDTQDNIFALQEHTSDELAGPTRGPDWDDGGVWRNLHTHSWASSNNFINNAYTGLLSGIFRSTQVLEFDPNPEQAAQARFLRAFFAFHLVDNFGLVLGREPGEDLTSPPSITLNRPEGINFVIAELEEIIDDLPDTGDPSVANQNAAHFLLAKAYLNKAVYMATDASTNAASAGPFSFDSGDMNTVISHVDAIISSGDYELETMYFDNFSPTNSDDSSENIFVSQNDRGNNPANTHSRWHMTLHYNNQPDGWNGFVTLAEIYDLYEDGDMRREFTPDYFEGNTGMNAGFLLGQQYAADGTPLEDRNGDPLAFTKDFSLTAASEVAGIRVIKYPVDFVNTASPGNDYVHFRLADALLMKAEAILRGGSATMGDTPESLVNSIRVLRGASDLAAVTLDDLIDERARELYWEGWRRNDQIRFSTYLDAHHEKPETTETYLLFPIPPAALSTNPNISQNPGY; from the coding sequence ATGAAAAAAATAGTATTAATTTTATTCGTTAGCATTCTTACATTCGGGTGTACTACGCTGGATGAGGAATTGAACGATACAGTTGGTAGTGAAGTTGCAGCTACTACTGCAGATACAGAGTCACTACTCACTTCGGCTTACCAGGCTATGAGGATGTTTGATACACAGGATAACATTTTCGCTTTACAGGAGCACACATCAGATGAACTAGCCGGACCTACTCGTGGTCCAGACTGGGATGATGGTGGAGTTTGGAGAAACCTGCATACACACAGCTGGGCTAGCTCTAATAACTTTATAAACAATGCCTATACAGGTTTATTAAGTGGAATTTTCCGTTCTACCCAGGTTTTGGAATTTGACCCGAATCCTGAGCAGGCTGCACAAGCGAGATTCTTAAGAGCGTTTTTCGCTTTCCATTTGGTAGATAACTTTGGATTGGTTCTGGGTAGAGAGCCTGGAGAAGACCTTACGTCCCCTCCATCTATTACTTTGAACAGACCTGAAGGAATCAATTTTGTTATTGCAGAATTAGAGGAAATCATAGATGATCTTCCAGATACCGGAGACCCATCAGTAGCAAATCAAAATGCTGCTCACTTTTTACTAGCAAAGGCTTACTTGAACAAAGCTGTATATATGGCGACAGACGCAAGTACCAATGCAGCCTCGGCAGGACCTTTCAGCTTCGATTCAGGTGATATGAACACGGTGATCTCTCATGTTGATGCGATCATTAGTTCTGGAGATTATGAATTAGAAACTATGTATTTTGATAACTTCTCTCCAACAAATTCAGACGATAGTTCTGAAAATATATTCGTAAGCCAGAATGACCGGGGAAATAATCCTGCAAATACCCATTCCAGATGGCACATGACCCTTCACTACAATAACCAGCCAGATGGTTGGAATGGATTTGTAACCCTTGCAGAGATCTATGATCTGTACGAAGATGGAGATATGCGTAGAGAGTTTACTCCAGATTATTTCGAAGGAAATACCGGAATGAATGCAGGTTTCTTATTAGGTCAGCAATATGCTGCAGATGGAACTCCTCTTGAAGATAGGAACGGAGATCCATTAGCATTTACAAAAGATTTTTCACTTACCGCTGCAAGTGAGGTAGCAGGAATCAGGGTTATAAAGTATCCTGTAGATTTTGTAAATACTGCATCACCGGGAAATGATTATGTTCATTTTAGATTAGCAGATGCTTTATTGATGAAGGCGGAAGCAATCTTAAGAGGGGGTTCTGCAACTATGGGTGATACTCCTGAGTCTTTAGTTAATTCTATTCGAGTTCTAAGGGGAGCTTCAGATCTTGCTGCTGTAACCTTAGATGATCTTATAGATGAACGAGCTAGAGAGTTATATTGGGAAGGATGGAGAAGAAATGATCAGATTCGTTTTTCTACTTATTTAGATGCGCACCATGAGAAACCGGAAACAACAGAAACATATTTGTTGTTCCCTATTCCACCAGCAGCATTATCTACGAATCCAAATATCTCTCAGAATCCTGGATATTAA
- a CDS encoding TonB-dependent receptor — protein sequence MKQIIFRGLLFISVFLFYGMVNAQQTVTGTVTDETGPLPGATVAIKGTSTGTTTDFDGNYTINDVPEDATLVFSFVGYETQEVPVEGRTTIDVNLATDASELDEVVLIGYGQTTVRDATGAVSSVKAEEFNKGINTSPDQLLQGRVAGVQITQASGEPGAGANIRVRGTSSIRAGNDPLIVVDGVPLSGGNVSPGSDTGLGRRGSTNPLAFINSSDIASIDILKDASATAIYGSRGANGVVLITTRGGRSGKPQVSFNSSFQSSTISNEYDLISAEDYPGIATSVGNPNPDLGARLDPFGSILRTAFTQQHDFSYGSGGDTGNFRISLGLLDQEGIVKGTGQEKYTGNINITQRAFDDVVTFKSNIIYSYIKDDGEAIFENASAEGDLMSSTLRWNPTRPFYNEDGSYNQPSDNQRNPLAFLDYFEDKTETSRILANLSTTVNITEGLDYKFNIGLDRSESTRRTSISSDFNANNILGRGVASYEDNYNFNKLFEHTLSYNSDIAANLKLDAVVGYSYQSFEAKGNSLIARDFSIADQDKYIKDIGYAATIQPTDVLAYYNPSSELQSFFGRANLNYNSKYLLTATLRADGSSKFGSNNRYGYFPSVGAAWRIVEEGFLPAAISDLKLRGSWGITGNQEFPAGSAQTQFGPTDDGSAVQQVNVANPDLQWETTEQFGIGMDFGFLNDRITGSFDYFTRTTNDLLFRLPAIQPAPNVNYWTNFDDIEIENQGFEISFNASVIQNEDWTFDVSYNMAFLDNTISNVSNQFPIGIPTGEVNGRSLTGQRSQLLYDNQPLYAFYLPIFNGYDANGAPTYVDVNGDGTVNPNFDGPGRTSDRDFVGDPNPDMTLGIGLNATFRNFDFSANLNGAYGHQIYDNTNAALFYKAAVANGDNATYAEVNSNADPENGGPFLSTKDLQSGDFLRLNSASIGYTFMGEQDFSVDWLNSLRVYVAGQNLFVITPYDGFDPEVNVNKAIDGVPSFGIDYTSYPRSRSFTVGINANF from the coding sequence ATGAAACAAATTATCTTTAGGGGCCTATTGTTTATTTCGGTCTTCCTTTTCTATGGGATGGTAAATGCACAGCAGACGGTTACCGGGACGGTAACCGATGAGACTGGTCCGCTACCCGGCGCGACAGTTGCAATTAAAGGTACCTCAACAGGAACCACCACAGATTTCGATGGTAATTACACAATTAACGATGTGCCAGAAGATGCTACTCTGGTATTTAGTTTTGTAGGTTACGAAACTCAAGAAGTTCCCGTTGAAGGCAGAACAACGATAGATGTAAATCTGGCTACCGATGCTTCCGAACTTGATGAGGTGGTTTTGATCGGTTACGGTCAAACAACCGTGAGGGATGCTACCGGAGCAGTGTCATCTGTAAAAGCTGAAGAATTTAACAAAGGTATCAACACCTCACCAGACCAGTTATTACAAGGTAGGGTAGCAGGTGTTCAGATCACCCAGGCCAGTGGTGAACCTGGAGCAGGGGCTAACATTAGAGTAAGAGGTACTTCCTCGATCAGGGCAGGAAATGATCCTTTGATCGTTGTTGATGGTGTTCCTTTAAGTGGAGGAAACGTGAGTCCAGGAAGTGATACCGGGCTTGGTAGAAGAGGTTCTACTAACCCTTTGGCGTTTATTAACTCTAGTGATATCGCCAGTATTGATATTTTGAAAGATGCATCTGCAACGGCAATCTATGGTTCCCGTGGAGCTAATGGTGTTGTTTTGATTACAACCCGTGGGGGTAGAAGCGGTAAGCCGCAGGTGAGTTTTAATTCTTCATTCCAATCAAGTACGATTTCGAATGAATATGATCTTATTTCTGCTGAGGACTATCCAGGAATCGCAACCAGTGTTGGCAATCCTAATCCGGATCTTGGTGCTCGTTTAGATCCTTTTGGCTCTATTTTACGAACCGCCTTTACTCAGCAACATGACTTTTCTTATGGATCAGGTGGAGATACCGGAAACTTTAGAATTTCTCTTGGTTTACTTGATCAGGAAGGAATTGTAAAAGGTACCGGACAGGAAAAATATACCGGTAATATCAATATTACCCAGCGTGCTTTTGATGATGTGGTAACTTTTAAATCTAATATCATATACTCTTATATAAAGGACGACGGGGAAGCAATTTTTGAAAATGCTTCTGCAGAAGGAGATTTAATGTCTTCAACTTTGAGATGGAACCCAACGAGACCATTCTATAATGAGGATGGATCGTATAATCAACCAAGTGATAACCAGAGAAACCCACTTGCTTTCCTTGATTATTTTGAAGATAAGACAGAAACATCAAGAATACTTGCAAACCTTTCTACTACGGTAAATATTACTGAAGGACTTGATTATAAATTCAATATTGGTTTAGACAGAAGTGAGTCTACCAGAAGAACTTCTATTTCTAGTGATTTTAATGCCAATAACATTTTAGGAAGAGGTGTAGCTTCTTACGAGGATAACTATAACTTCAACAAATTATTCGAGCATACCTTAAGCTATAATTCAGATATCGCAGCAAACCTAAAACTGGATGCGGTTGTTGGTTATTCTTATCAGAGTTTCGAAGCTAAAGGGAATAGTTTAATTGCTCGTGATTTCAGTATTGCAGATCAGGATAAGTATATTAAGGATATTGGTTATGCAGCTACTATCCAGCCAACCGATGTTTTGGCATACTATAATCCATCTTCAGAGTTACAGTCTTTCTTCGGTAGAGCGAACTTGAACTATAACAGTAAATACTTATTAACTGCTACTTTAAGAGCCGATGGTTCAAGTAAATTTGGTAGTAATAACAGATATGGATATTTCCCATCTGTAGGTGCTGCCTGGAGAATTGTTGAAGAAGGATTTTTACCTGCAGCAATTTCAGATCTTAAGTTAAGAGGTAGCTGGGGTATCACCGGTAACCAGGAATTTCCTGCTGGTTCTGCACAAACACAATTCGGACCAACAGATGATGGCTCAGCAGTACAACAGGTAAACGTAGCTAACCCAGATTTACAATGGGAAACCACCGAGCAGTTTGGTATAGGAATGGATTTTGGATTTCTAAATGATAGAATTACAGGGTCATTTGATTATTTCACTAGAACTACAAACGACCTGTTGTTTAGATTGCCAGCGATTCAGCCGGCGCCTAATGTGAATTACTGGACAAATTTCGATGATATCGAAATTGAAAACCAAGGGTTTGAGATCTCTTTTAATGCGAGCGTTATTCAAAATGAAGACTGGACCTTTGATGTGTCGTATAACATGGCATTCCTTGATAACACTATTTCTAATGTTAGTAATCAATTCCCAATTGGTATCCCAACTGGTGAGGTGAATGGTAGAAGTTTAACTGGACAAAGATCACAGTTGCTTTATGACAATCAACCTCTCTATGCTTTTTATCTTCCTATATTTAATGGATATGATGCGAATGGAGCACCAACTTATGTAGATGTAAATGGAGATGGAACGGTAAACCCAAACTTTGATGGGCCTGGAAGAACTTCAGATAGAGATTTCGTAGGAGATCCTAACCCAGATATGACTTTAGGTATTGGATTGAATGCCACATTTAGAAATTTCGACTTTAGTGCTAATTTAAATGGAGCTTATGGTCATCAGATATATGATAACACTAATGCAGCATTGTTTTATAAAGCAGCGGTTGCTAATGGTGATAACGCCACTTACGCAGAGGTAAATTCAAATGCCGACCCAGAAAATGGTGGACCATTCCTATCTACAAAAGACTTGCAAAGCGGGGACTTCTTAAGACTTAATAGTGCTTCTATTGGTTATACTTTTATGGGTGAACAAGATTTCTCTGTAGACTGGTTGAATTCATTGCGTGTATATGTTGCTGGACAGAACCTTTTTGTTATTACTCCTTATGATGGATTTGACCCAGAGGTGAATGTAAATAAAGCTATTGACGGAGTTCCATCATTCGGTATAGATTATACTTCCTATCCAAGAAGCAGAAGTTTTACGGTAGGAATAAATGCAAACTTTTAA